A single window of Anas acuta chromosome 31, bAnaAcu1.1, whole genome shotgun sequence DNA harbors:
- the LOC137846305 gene encoding butyrophilin subfamily 1 member A1-like isoform X1, with protein MSFSIMLSFSFCLTEKKDAKLREQAAGKAWRKFLLPQNRVKVTLDPRTAHPMLVLSQDNCSVRRETEQQQVPDTPERFDTSCCVLGREEFREGRHCWLVEVEGEGLKHSGWAVGVARASVKRKGWINMSPEEGIWAVKYRYENLKSLTSPPTPLSLSPVPTRIWVCLDCTEGQVSFINHDNWVEIFTFTDAFLKGESMRPWFWLGTNAQLCLRNNTP; from the exons ATGTCCTTTTCcatcatgctttctttttccttttgtttgacagagaaaaaagatgcaaagctcA gGGAACAAGCTGCAGGGAAGG catggaGAAAGTTTCTGCTGCCTCAAAATCGAG tgaaggTGACCCTGGATCCACGCACGGCTCATCCCATGCTTGTCCTGTCTCAGGACAACTGCAGTGTGAGACGGGAAACTGAACAGCAGCAGGTGCCTGACACACCAGAGAGATTTGACACTAGTTGCTGCGTTCTAGGACGTGAGGAGTTCAGAGAGGGGAGGCACTGCTGgttggtggaggtggagggagaGGGGCTAAAGCATTCAgggtgggctgtgggggtggccaGGGCATCTGTGAAGAGGAAGGGGTGGATCAACATGAGCCCTGAAGAAGGGATCTGGGCTGTTAAGTACCGTTATGAAAATCTCAAGTCTCTCAcatctcctcccacccccttgtccctgtccccggtCCCCACAAGGATCTGGGTCTGTCTTGACTGTACTGAGGGGCAGGTGTCTTTTATAAACCATGACAATTGGGTCGAGATCTTCACTTTCACAGATGCCTTCCTGAAAGGGGAGAGCATGCGCCCCTGGTTCTGGCTGGGGACGAATGCCCAGCTGTGCCTGAGGAACAACACCCCATAG
- the LOC137846305 gene encoding uncharacterized protein isoform X2, translating into MSFSIMLSFSFCLTEKKDAKLREQAAGKAWRKFLLPQNRVKVTLDPRTAHPMLVLSQDNCSVRRETEQQQEQCRNEGQWGQGLPCVSPCTPRPAADCWGTDFRKPFYFVFGKHVSNSSDEFGFGCESMKYIAGI; encoded by the exons ATGTCCTTTTCcatcatgctttctttttccttttgtttgacagagaaaaaagatgcaaagctcA gGGAACAAGCTGCAGGGAAGG catggaGAAAGTTTCTGCTGCCTCAAAATCGAG tgaaggTGACCCTGGATCCACGCACGGCTCATCCCATGCTTGTCCTGTCTCAGGACAACTGCAGTGTGAGACGGGAAACTGAACAGCAGCAG gagcagtgcaggaatgaggggcagtggggccaggggctgccctgtgTTTCTCCCTGCACGCCGAGACCTGCAGCAGATTGTTGGGGTACTGACTTCAGGAAGCccttttactttgtttttggTAAACATGTTTCCAACTCCAGTGATGAATTTGGCTTTGGGTGTGAAAGCATGAAGTATATAGCAGGGATTTAG
- the LOC137846263 gene encoding uncharacterized protein, with translation MGVAMECEALPSGHTLTFLSFSIKKVRKLGKSAFVYPMFSHKQQSDGKFSLLILLCFCFPFPVERAVELDEYRAKDAQQSARLKDLTEELVRKNIECSEYPPPQQNPMGSSDGMRRSPL, from the exons ATGGGAGTAGCCATGGAATGTGAAGCACTGCCTTCTGGGCACACAttgacttttctttccttttccattaaaaaagttCGAAAGTTAGGTAAGTCTGCATTCGTATACCCAATGTTTTCCCATAAGCAGCAATCAGATGGGAAGTTCTCCCTTCTTatcctgctttgcttttgctttccttttccagtggAACGAGCAGTAGAGTTGG atgaataCCGTGCAAAGGATG CGCAGCAATCTGCAAGACTGA aggatCTAACTgaagagctgg TGAGAAAGAATATAGAATGCAGTGAGTATCCTCCACCACAACAAAACCCGATGGGGTCCAGTGATGGAATGAGAAGATCTCCCCTCTGA